In a single window of the Centroberyx gerrardi isolate f3 chromosome 17, fCenGer3.hap1.cur.20231027, whole genome shotgun sequence genome:
- the colec11 gene encoding collectin-11 isoform X1, with amino-acid sequence MRGEKLLLPVILISVLGLILLQTSYGQHLTEEPCSVQILVPGLKGEPGEKGVKGAPGRPGRVGPLGEIGQTGLNGQKGIMGRYGKMGPGGMKGLKGDMGDPGPMGPNGEPGVPCECTPLRKMIGEMDILVAQMSSELKFIKNAVAGIKETDSKVYLLVKEEKRYSDAEAYCQTRGGHLAMPKDEGANAAIAGYIAEAGLSRVYIGIHDLEHEGLFAYVDRSPMTTFSKWRKGEPNNAYDDEDCAEMVASGEWTDVACHPTMYFVCEFDKDSV; translated from the exons atgagaggagagaagctgTTACTGCCCGTGATACTAATCTCTGTGCTGGGTTTAATACTGCTGCAGACGTCTTATGGACAGCACTTGACAGAAGAACCCTGCTCCGTTCAGATCCTTGTCCCTGGACTCAAAG GAGAACCAGGAGAGAAAGGAGTGAAAGGAGCACCGGGGAGACCAGGAAGAGTCGGCCCTCTAGGAGAGATTG GCCAAACTGGACTTAACGGACAGAAAGGCATTATGGGACGTTATGGCAAAATGGGTCCAGGTGGAATGAAAG GTTTAAAGGGAGATATGGGGGATCCAGGTCCGATGGGCCCTAATGGAGAGCCAG GTGTTCCATGCGAGTGCACACCGCTGAGGAAGATGATTGGAGAAATGGACATCCTCGTGGCCCAGATGTCCTCTGAGCTGAAGTTCATTAAAAATG CTGTTGCTGGCataaaagagacagacagtaaggTCTATCTGttggtgaaggaggagaagcgCTACTCTGACGCCGAGGCCTACTGCCAGACGAGGGGAGGGCACCTGGCCATGCCCAAGGATGAGGGGGCCAACGCAGCCATCGCGGGCTACATTGCCGAAGCGGGCCTGAGCAGAGTGTACATCGGCATTCATGACCTGGAGCACGAGGGCCTCTTCGCCTACGTGGACCGCTCTCCCATGACCACCTTCAGCAAGTGGAGGAAAGGGGAGCCCAACAACGCCTACGACGATGAGGACTGTGCTGAGATGGTGGCCTCTGGGGAGTGGACTGATGTGGCTTGCCACCCCACCATGTACTTTGTATGTGAATTTGACAAGGACAGTGTTTGA
- the colec11 gene encoding collectin-11 isoform X2, translated as MRGEKLLLPVILISVLGLILLQTSYGQHLTEEPCSVQILVPGLKGQTGLNGQKGIMGRYGKMGPGGMKGLKGDMGDPGPMGPNGEPGVPCECTPLRKMIGEMDILVAQMSSELKFIKNAVAGIKETDSKVYLLVKEEKRYSDAEAYCQTRGGHLAMPKDEGANAAIAGYIAEAGLSRVYIGIHDLEHEGLFAYVDRSPMTTFSKWRKGEPNNAYDDEDCAEMVASGEWTDVACHPTMYFVCEFDKDSV; from the exons atgagaggagagaagctgTTACTGCCCGTGATACTAATCTCTGTGCTGGGTTTAATACTGCTGCAGACGTCTTATGGACAGCACTTGACAGAAGAACCCTGCTCCGTTCAGATCCTTGTCCCTGGACTCAAAG GCCAAACTGGACTTAACGGACAGAAAGGCATTATGGGACGTTATGGCAAAATGGGTCCAGGTGGAATGAAAG GTTTAAAGGGAGATATGGGGGATCCAGGTCCGATGGGCCCTAATGGAGAGCCAG GTGTTCCATGCGAGTGCACACCGCTGAGGAAGATGATTGGAGAAATGGACATCCTCGTGGCCCAGATGTCCTCTGAGCTGAAGTTCATTAAAAATG CTGTTGCTGGCataaaagagacagacagtaaggTCTATCTGttggtgaaggaggagaagcgCTACTCTGACGCCGAGGCCTACTGCCAGACGAGGGGAGGGCACCTGGCCATGCCCAAGGATGAGGGGGCCAACGCAGCCATCGCGGGCTACATTGCCGAAGCGGGCCTGAGCAGAGTGTACATCGGCATTCATGACCTGGAGCACGAGGGCCTCTTCGCCTACGTGGACCGCTCTCCCATGACCACCTTCAGCAAGTGGAGGAAAGGGGAGCCCAACAACGCCTACGACGATGAGGACTGTGCTGAGATGGTGGCCTCTGGGGAGTGGACTGATGTGGCTTGCCACCCCACCATGTACTTTGTATGTGAATTTGACAAGGACAGTGTTTGA
- the colec11 gene encoding collectin-11 isoform X4, producing the protein MRGEKLLLPVILISVLGLILLQTSYGQHLTEEPCSVQILVPGLKGLKGDMGDPGPMGPNGEPGVPCECTPLRKMIGEMDILVAQMSSELKFIKNAVAGIKETDSKVYLLVKEEKRYSDAEAYCQTRGGHLAMPKDEGANAAIAGYIAEAGLSRVYIGIHDLEHEGLFAYVDRSPMTTFSKWRKGEPNNAYDDEDCAEMVASGEWTDVACHPTMYFVCEFDKDSV; encoded by the exons atgagaggagagaagctgTTACTGCCCGTGATACTAATCTCTGTGCTGGGTTTAATACTGCTGCAGACGTCTTATGGACAGCACTTGACAGAAGAACCCTGCTCCGTTCAGATCCTTGTCCCTGGACTCAAAG GTTTAAAGGGAGATATGGGGGATCCAGGTCCGATGGGCCCTAATGGAGAGCCAG GTGTTCCATGCGAGTGCACACCGCTGAGGAAGATGATTGGAGAAATGGACATCCTCGTGGCCCAGATGTCCTCTGAGCTGAAGTTCATTAAAAATG CTGTTGCTGGCataaaagagacagacagtaaggTCTATCTGttggtgaaggaggagaagcgCTACTCTGACGCCGAGGCCTACTGCCAGACGAGGGGAGGGCACCTGGCCATGCCCAAGGATGAGGGGGCCAACGCAGCCATCGCGGGCTACATTGCCGAAGCGGGCCTGAGCAGAGTGTACATCGGCATTCATGACCTGGAGCACGAGGGCCTCTTCGCCTACGTGGACCGCTCTCCCATGACCACCTTCAGCAAGTGGAGGAAAGGGGAGCCCAACAACGCCTACGACGATGAGGACTGTGCTGAGATGGTGGCCTCTGGGGAGTGGACTGATGTGGCTTGCCACCCCACCATGTACTTTGTATGTGAATTTGACAAGGACAGTGTTTGA
- the colec11 gene encoding collectin-11 isoform X3 yields MRGEKLLLPVILISVLGLILLQTSYGQHLTEEPCSVQILVPGLKGEPGEKGVKGAPGRPGRVGPLGEIGLKGDMGDPGPMGPNGEPGVPCECTPLRKMIGEMDILVAQMSSELKFIKNAVAGIKETDSKVYLLVKEEKRYSDAEAYCQTRGGHLAMPKDEGANAAIAGYIAEAGLSRVYIGIHDLEHEGLFAYVDRSPMTTFSKWRKGEPNNAYDDEDCAEMVASGEWTDVACHPTMYFVCEFDKDSV; encoded by the exons atgagaggagagaagctgTTACTGCCCGTGATACTAATCTCTGTGCTGGGTTTAATACTGCTGCAGACGTCTTATGGACAGCACTTGACAGAAGAACCCTGCTCCGTTCAGATCCTTGTCCCTGGACTCAAAG GAGAACCAGGAGAGAAAGGAGTGAAAGGAGCACCGGGGAGACCAGGAAGAGTCGGCCCTCTAGGAGAGATTG GTTTAAAGGGAGATATGGGGGATCCAGGTCCGATGGGCCCTAATGGAGAGCCAG GTGTTCCATGCGAGTGCACACCGCTGAGGAAGATGATTGGAGAAATGGACATCCTCGTGGCCCAGATGTCCTCTGAGCTGAAGTTCATTAAAAATG CTGTTGCTGGCataaaagagacagacagtaaggTCTATCTGttggtgaaggaggagaagcgCTACTCTGACGCCGAGGCCTACTGCCAGACGAGGGGAGGGCACCTGGCCATGCCCAAGGATGAGGGGGCCAACGCAGCCATCGCGGGCTACATTGCCGAAGCGGGCCTGAGCAGAGTGTACATCGGCATTCATGACCTGGAGCACGAGGGCCTCTTCGCCTACGTGGACCGCTCTCCCATGACCACCTTCAGCAAGTGGAGGAAAGGGGAGCCCAACAACGCCTACGACGATGAGGACTGTGCTGAGATGGTGGCCTCTGGGGAGTGGACTGATGTGGCTTGCCACCCCACCATGTACTTTGTATGTGAATTTGACAAGGACAGTGTTTGA